The proteins below come from a single Ruegeria sp. THAF33 genomic window:
- a CDS encoding ABC transporter substrate-binding protein, producing MRTVTLPVAYMPLVDAAPLIVACEMGFDHAEGISLDLRPAPSWSSLRDMLAFGHVDAAHLLSPVPVAMALGLGGIATPLSAVSILSLNGNVIGVGTQLAGRLADQGYGFDFSDAAAAGAALAQAAGDVLVFGVPFPFSMHVELLRYWVAGTELASKQVEIRTVPPPLMAQALAGGEIDAFCVGEPWGSFAVDDNVGALLLPGKAIWSCAPEKVLAVRNDWAETEPHLLGSLMRAVWRAGRWLSNTGSRTTASEMLSRKTYLNVSPELIDRALMGEFTISARGEQRHVDGFVEFFDGAATFPWRSQAKWVAHQLAKRNGLDAGTAERQSAKVFRSDLYRRELQGLGVETPGASEKLEGALPESTAVASTNGSLILSRNVFFDRRIFEPAG from the coding sequence ATGAGAACGGTAACCCTGCCTGTCGCCTATATGCCTTTGGTTGATGCCGCTCCACTGATCGTGGCATGCGAGATGGGGTTTGACCACGCCGAAGGCATCTCGTTGGACCTGCGACCGGCTCCATCTTGGTCGTCTCTGCGTGATATGCTGGCCTTTGGGCACGTGGACGCGGCACATCTGCTGTCACCCGTCCCCGTTGCGATGGCTTTGGGTCTTGGAGGCATTGCGACACCGTTGTCCGCCGTGTCTATCCTGTCGCTCAATGGCAATGTCATAGGTGTTGGAACTCAATTGGCTGGGCGGTTGGCCGACCAGGGCTACGGCTTCGATTTCTCCGATGCTGCTGCAGCTGGGGCTGCACTGGCACAGGCCGCCGGCGACGTTTTGGTGTTCGGTGTACCTTTTCCGTTTTCGATGCATGTTGAATTGTTGCGTTATTGGGTCGCTGGAACCGAACTGGCCTCGAAACAGGTCGAAATCCGAACCGTCCCGCCTCCACTCATGGCGCAGGCGCTCGCAGGTGGCGAGATCGATGCCTTCTGTGTGGGTGAGCCCTGGGGCTCATTCGCTGTAGACGACAATGTCGGTGCACTGCTGTTGCCCGGCAAGGCGATCTGGTCCTGTGCACCTGAAAAAGTGCTGGCGGTCAGAAACGACTGGGCCGAAACCGAACCACATTTGCTGGGCAGCCTTATGCGGGCCGTTTGGCGCGCAGGGCGCTGGCTTTCGAACACGGGCAGCCGAACAACTGCATCCGAGATGCTATCGCGTAAAACCTATCTCAACGTCTCACCCGAACTGATTGACCGAGCGCTGATGGGCGAATTCACTATATCGGCCCGCGGCGAGCAGCGCCATGTCGATGGGTTTGTCGAGTTTTTTGACGGCGCTGCCACCTTCCCATGGCGCAGTCAGGCGAAATGGGTTGCGCATCAATTGGCGAAACGAAACGGGCTGGACGCCGGAACTGCGGAACGACAATCCGCAAAGGTCTTTCGCAGTGATCTCTATCGTCGCGAATTGCAAGGGCTTGGTGTGGAAACACCCGGCGCGTCCGAGAAACTTGAAGGGGCGTTACCCGAGTCGACGGCGGTTGCCTCGACCAATGGCAGCCTGATTCTGTCTCGGAACGTCTTTTTCGACCGACGCATTTTCGAGCCAGCGGGGTAA
- a CDS encoding NADPH:quinone reductase has product MRAVTYSTFGDPADVLRIQDLPPVPPGPGEVTVELSFSGVNPSDVKARAGTRPGVTEPPFPLIIPHSDGAGVISAVGDGVSASRIGQRVWIWNGQWQRPFGTAASHITLPDAQAVALPDAMSLQTGAILGIPGLTACHAVFSGGRPKGETILIHGGAGTVGFLAVQLAKWAGARVIATASPRNFDRVREAGADIVIDYASEDFSTEILDANEGKTIGRIIDVEFGRNIQTNATVIAENGRINAYGSAQDMTPVFPFGPMMFKAMTLETILIYLLPPDLRTNAVKTLHKALTDGALTCPVQKVFALEECASAHAMVQDGNRTGAVLIDTK; this is encoded by the coding sequence ATGCGCGCAGTTACATATTCCACCTTCGGAGACCCCGCCGATGTCCTGCGGATACAGGACCTCCCTCCGGTCCCGCCGGGTCCGGGCGAGGTCACGGTCGAGCTGTCCTTTTCCGGGGTGAACCCTTCCGACGTCAAAGCCCGCGCCGGGACCAGACCGGGCGTGACAGAACCCCCGTTCCCCCTGATCATCCCGCACAGTGACGGCGCCGGTGTGATCTCGGCCGTTGGCGACGGAGTTTCCGCGTCTCGGATCGGGCAGCGCGTGTGGATCTGGAACGGCCAATGGCAACGCCCTTTCGGCACCGCCGCCAGCCACATCACCCTTCCCGATGCCCAGGCCGTGGCTCTGCCGGATGCAATGTCGTTGCAGACCGGCGCGATTCTGGGCATTCCCGGTCTTACCGCCTGCCACGCGGTGTTTTCAGGCGGCCGTCCCAAGGGGGAAACGATCTTGATACACGGTGGCGCGGGCACCGTCGGCTTTCTGGCCGTTCAGCTTGCCAAATGGGCAGGCGCGCGCGTGATCGCGACGGCCAGCCCTCGCAACTTTGACCGGGTCCGGGAAGCCGGCGCAGATATCGTGATTGATTACGCCAGCGAGGATTTTTCCACCGAAATTCTCGATGCAAATGAAGGAAAGACAATCGGCCGAATCATCGACGTCGAATTCGGCCGGAATATTCAAACAAACGCCACGGTCATTGCCGAGAACGGTCGCATCAACGCCTATGGCTCTGCCCAAGACATGACCCCCGTGTTTCCGTTCGGACCGATGATGTTCAAAGCCATGACGCTTGAGACCATTTTGATTTATCTTCTTCCTCCGGATCTTCGTACCAATGCCGTGAAGACCCTTCACAAGGCCTTGACGGATGGCGCTTTGACCTGCCCTGTTCAAAAGGTCTTTGCACTTGAGGAATGCGCGTCTGCGCATGCAATGGTGCAGGATGGAAACCGGACCGGAGCCGTGTTGATCGACACCAAATGA
- a CDS encoding ANTAR domain-containing response regulator: MNQHLTVVVVEQNQERAFAIVDALKEAGDVDVYVIGNVSGLARKIATHSPDIVLIDIDNPSRDMLEELTVASGPLERPVAMFVSSAAGGLAKAAVEAGVSAYVVDGLQAERIKPVIDTAIARFQVLRQMRTELAETRRALEERKVIDRAKGLLMKAKGVSEEEAYALLRKTAMNQNRRVAEVSEALVTASGLLS; the protein is encoded by the coding sequence ATGAACCAACATCTGACTGTCGTTGTAGTCGAACAGAACCAAGAGCGTGCTTTTGCGATCGTAGATGCCCTAAAAGAGGCTGGAGACGTAGACGTTTATGTAATCGGCAATGTCTCCGGGCTGGCACGTAAAATTGCAACGCATAGCCCAGACATTGTCCTGATCGACATCGACAATCCATCGCGGGATATGCTGGAAGAGCTCACCGTTGCTTCGGGCCCATTGGAACGCCCCGTGGCGATGTTTGTCTCGAGCGCCGCTGGCGGGTTGGCGAAAGCCGCAGTTGAGGCCGGGGTATCGGCCTATGTCGTCGACGGTTTGCAAGCCGAGCGCATTAAACCTGTGATCGATACCGCTATTGCCCGGTTTCAGGTGCTACGTCAGATGCGGACCGAACTGGCCGAAACCCGCCGTGCGCTGGAAGAGCGCAAAGTGATTGACCGAGCTAAGGGCTTGTTAATGAAGGCCAAGGGCGTTTCGGAAGAGGAAGCCTATGCCCTGCTCCGTAAAACCGCGATGAATCAGAATCGCCGGGTTGCCGAGGTGTCCGAAGCCTTGGTCACAGCATCAGGTTTGTTGTCATGA